In the Pyrolobus fumarii 1A genome, one interval contains:
- a CDS encoding 3-phosphoshikimate 1-carboxyvinyltransferase, whose product MKLRLLPPAEGAKLHFRLPGSVWSGLVLLSAALAAGGGIVERIPPQALHLFQVFASKLGHSVEVEGDRVRVEYVPGRAGGEAVINVGCSFDYATFIGVVAGAVAPPGMRVTLRGCEELVEADWRPLLEAVAVYGGRAWPAGSPSSLVIIESVGRGRLRAGLWRVMRREDTVAHIAGLIVAALAAPARTYVLVWPRDPPAKSDIDPAVYAAEKLASIEYSPAYNRFSIEPGEGGERLVNRPECALALHLAGLAASGYTVTLKAWEAGNTPYEPIGLSKMILEQLGYKISINSGELVVSGVEEQVRSKFWLLDYPEYAAPLLTLAAARRGEATVEDVPKSYRDDAEEVIGLLASLGYSVESGPERLRVMGEPQLLPSEPVATCTSPHVLPAAATLAATASTTILVERAECLSRIWPEFYHDAEAGGLAKKL is encoded by the coding sequence ATGAAGTTGCGTCTGTTGCCGCCAGCCGAAGGCGCAAAATTACACTTTAGGCTACCTGGGTCGGTGTGGAGCGGGTTAGTGCTGCTCTCGGCTGCTTTGGCGGCAGGCGGCGGTATTGTGGAAAGGATCCCACCGCAAGCGCTGCATCTCTTCCAGGTATTCGCGTCAAAGTTGGGCCATAGCGTGGAGGTTGAGGGGGATAGAGTACGTGTGGAGTATGTCCCGGGCCGTGCTGGAGGCGAAGCTGTCATAAACGTTGGGTGTAGTTTCGACTATGCCACCTTCATAGGCGTTGTTGCTGGCGCCGTAGCCCCGCCAGGCATGAGAGTGACGCTGAGAGGTTGCGAGGAGCTTGTTGAGGCGGATTGGAGGCCGTTGTTGGAGGCGGTTGCGGTCTATGGGGGTAGAGCTTGGCCTGCCGGTTCTCCTTCATCCCTTGTGATCATAGAGTCTGTGGGGAGAGGGAGACTGAGAGCCGGCCTATGGCGCGTCATGAGGCGCGAGGATACAGTGGCACACATCGCCGGGCTGATTGTCGCGGCGTTAGCCGCACCTGCAAGGACGTATGTTCTTGTTTGGCCTCGTGACCCACCAGCAAAGTCAGATATCGATCCCGCGGTCTATGCTGCCGAGAAGCTAGCTAGCATTGAGTACTCTCCGGCGTATAACCGTTTCAGCATCGAGCCTGGTGAGGGCGGCGAGAGGCTAGTCAATAGGCCGGAGTGCGCACTAGCACTTCACCTAGCTGGGCTAGCCGCAAGCGGCTACACTGTTACGCTGAAGGCTTGGGAGGCTGGCAACACTCCCTATGAGCCAATTGGCTTGTCTAAGATGATTCTCGAGCAGCTTGGCTACAAAATATCCATCAATAGTGGCGAACTCGTAGTCTCGGGGGTTGAGGAGCAAGTTAGGAGCAAGTTCTGGCTACTAGACTACCCCGAGTATGCCGCGCCGCTCTTGACCTTGGCAGCGGCTCGTAGGGGAGAGGCTACAGTAGAAGATGTGCCCAAGAGCTACCGTGACGATGCTGAGGAGGTTATTGGTTTGCTGGCGAGCCTGGGTTATAGTGTCGAGTCCGGCCCAGAGAGACTGCGCGTAATGGGCGAGCCCCAGTTGCTACCCAGCGAGCCCGTGGCGACATGCACATCTCCGCATGTATTGCCCGCTGCGGCCACGCTCGCCGCCACAGCCTCTACTACAATCCTTGTAGAGAGAGCGGAGTGCCTATCCAGGATATGGCCCGAGTTCTACCATGATGCAGAGGCAGGAGGCCTTGCAAAGAAACTATAA
- a CDS encoding tRNA(His) guanylyltransferase Thg1 family protein gives MMQRQEALQRNYNILDMLLSINPHSFEERFKSAERSVETMLEPPIAVRLDGVGFGKALAGFKWPRDYRVHLALLDAASALLERMNGRMAYIGSDEINIIVMDELPYSGRLEKIVSISAGLASSIVSLKLSRNLFFDSRVVPLRDERDALEYLLYRARIVFNNYVNSLLKAHGFRVESLDGHLIDRIRLARSAGLDPLREPWAALGSCIYRVTTRRHIEPIGIAVERRRVIEVDGPCLPDIVLKGY, from the coding sequence ATGATGCAGAGGCAGGAGGCCTTGCAAAGAAACTATAACATTCTTGATATGCTTCTCAGCATCAATCCTCACTCCTTCGAAGAGAGGTTCAAGAGTGCTGAACGTAGTGTCGAGACTATGCTAGAGCCACCGATAGCAGTTAGGCTAGATGGTGTAGGTTTTGGTAAGGCACTTGCAGGCTTCAAATGGCCACGCGACTATCGCGTACATCTAGCACTTCTTGATGCAGCCTCAGCGCTCTTAGAGAGAATGAACGGCAGAATGGCTTACATCGGAAGCGACGAGATAAACATAATAGTGATGGACGAGTTGCCTTACTCCGGCCGACTTGAAAAGATAGTTAGCATATCTGCTGGCTTAGCCTCCTCCATAGTTTCGCTCAAACTATCGCGCAACCTCTTCTTTGATTCACGTGTCGTTCCTCTACGAGATGAGCGTGACGCGCTAGAGTACCTCTTGTATCGCGCCAGGATAGTATTCAACAACTACGTTAATAGCTTGCTCAAGGCGCATGGATTTAGAGTCGAGAGTCTCGATGGGCATTTGATTGACAGGATTCGCTTGGCTAGGAGTGCAGGGTTAGACCCGCTACGCGAGCCTTGGGCTGCGCTAGGCTCCTGCATCTATAGAGTCACGACAAGACGACACATAGAGCCTATAGGGATTGCTGTTGAGCGTCGACGCGTTATAGAAGTAGATGGCCCCTGCCTACCTGACATCGTCCTCAAAGGATACTAG
- a CDS encoding NUDIX hydrolase, which produces MPARHAVLVSTRCIIIRGGRLLVQRGKKGHYRLPGGRVANSETIIQCLKREMLEELALEIDVRKLLYIIEAFYRGRGKIIHEVGFYFECGADGEPEPQESHIEVLWVDLDETSLAPLRPRVLATVLPYDWRRGWDGTPRYLVSFEDDVR; this is translated from the coding sequence GTGCCAGCCCGGCACGCCGTACTAGTGTCGACGAGATGCATCATAATACGTGGGGGGCGGTTACTAGTTCAGCGGGGCAAGAAAGGCCACTATAGGCTCCCGGGAGGCCGTGTAGCAAACAGCGAGACGATAATCCAGTGTCTCAAGAGAGAGATGCTTGAAGAACTCGCGCTGGAGATAGATGTGAGAAAACTGCTCTACATCATAGAGGCGTTCTACAGGGGACGTGGTAAGATAATACACGAAGTAGGTTTCTACTTCGAGTGCGGCGCTGATGGTGAACCAGAGCCCCAGGAGAGTCACATTGAGGTGTTATGGGTGGATCTTGACGAGACTAGTCTAGCGCCTCTTCGTCCCCGCGTACTCGCTACGGTACTCCCATACGACTGGCGCAGGGGCTGGGACGGCACGCCTCGATACCTAGTATCCTTTGAGGACGATGTCAGGTAG
- a CDS encoding DMT family transporter yields the protein MTSASRAYAAVAIGVFAVWWAAVLVKLASVDPLVAAWWRFTIGSVGAWIAYKLVSRNTRPILPPFTLTLLAGSLLALHMILWFASLELATVLASTALVCTYPVFTALFESATGIISWTRSLSITLVILAAITFTASGVNLEAVIYAIASSLAVTGYFLLLRYARVKGYPATLLATTTYATAAIITTLASLALGVNPLAAPYRSIPYLVALGLVPMLVGHTLLNYALASLPATVVTGAVLTEPLGAALLAYLVIGEKPPLEHVLYSLLVLIAAIIATFPPGHRGTSSRH from the coding sequence TTGACCAGCGCCTCACGGGCATATGCAGCCGTTGCTATTGGCGTCTTTGCCGTCTGGTGGGCAGCCGTCCTAGTAAAGTTGGCTAGCGTCGACCCACTAGTAGCAGCATGGTGGAGGTTTACCATAGGCTCTGTTGGCGCCTGGATAGCATACAAGTTGGTTAGCCGCAACACCAGGCCCATACTGCCGCCATTTACGTTAACACTGCTTGCCGGTTCCCTACTCGCACTCCACATGATACTGTGGTTCGCGAGTCTCGAACTAGCAACAGTGCTAGCTTCAACGGCACTTGTCTGCACGTACCCCGTTTTCACCGCCCTTTTCGAGAGCGCCACAGGCATAATATCATGGACTCGTAGCCTAAGCATAACCCTTGTTATTCTAGCTGCCATCACGTTCACAGCTTCAGGAGTTAATCTCGAGGCCGTGATATACGCTATAGCATCTAGCCTAGCTGTTACCGGCTACTTTCTGCTACTACGCTATGCGAGAGTGAAGGGATACCCAGCCACATTATTAGCAACGACGACATACGCCACTGCCGCGATTATCACCACGCTTGCCTCTCTAGCACTAGGAGTCAACCCGCTAGCAGCACCTTACCGTTCAATACCCTACCTTGTAGCTCTCGGCTTAGTGCCTATGCTTGTTGGCCACACACTACTCAACTACGCACTTGCATCACTCCCAGCAACAGTGGTAACCGGCGCTGTACTCACCGAGCCCCTCGGCGCCGCACTACTAGCGTATCTAGTGATAGGCGAGAAGCCACCATTGGAACACGTACTATACTCCCTACTCGTGCTCATAGCTGCTATTATCGCCACTTTTCCGCCGGGCCACCGAGGAACCTCCAGTCGCCACTAG
- a CDS encoding phosphoadenosine phosphosulfate reductase family protein — protein MDELVAGPRRKLVKEIWWSIEDNTLLFSKPIGEKAYHYRFDSDVWLPGRYERRVFANLIRDMYGVEYSDNRLLLFNRVSLGEFAVAVYGEGLRLGVLEYRGRSWVLHATGALASILVSIGAETVRVETRRRLKSKKIRLDSDREHVIVESGSHVGPAVRVGPGIYKVRDMAPKGFRLLSDTGIEKLVERNEAYLKSLEREAVGFAQRLDPGPNKKVYVAFSGGADSTATLAIAVEAFGADRVTAVYVDTGIEFPDTLHYAEKIASELGVDFVVVESGGVFWRELPREGPPSRDRRWCTAKLKIEALKRFYEHVRPRLILEGVRGFESQARMMLGSVTSSPVAPTARRAFPIYEWSRLEVQLYLAWKGLPTNPLYDKGLTRIGCVVCPAMHLFELWDVSRRLYPYLVESILERFAVLVGREIVTSGDWRFLGGPAEKWR, from the coding sequence GTGGATGAGCTAGTGGCGGGGCCTAGAAGGAAGCTAGTCAAAGAGATCTGGTGGAGTATCGAGGATAACACGTTGCTGTTTAGCAAGCCCATTGGCGAGAAGGCCTATCATTATAGGTTTGATAGTGACGTGTGGCTGCCAGGCCGCTACGAGAGAAGAGTATTCGCTAACTTGATCCGAGACATGTACGGTGTAGAGTACAGTGATAATCGCCTCTTGTTATTCAATCGCGTGTCGCTCGGCGAGTTCGCGGTTGCAGTGTATGGCGAGGGATTGCGACTAGGTGTGCTCGAATATCGCGGGAGAAGCTGGGTTCTCCATGCTACGGGCGCTCTGGCCTCCATACTCGTGAGTATTGGTGCCGAAACGGTCAGGGTAGAGACGAGGAGACGCCTCAAGTCTAAGAAGATAAGGCTAGATTCGGATAGGGAGCATGTAATTGTCGAATCTGGTAGCCATGTCGGGCCTGCTGTGAGAGTAGGGCCAGGAATCTATAAGGTCAGGGATATGGCGCCTAAGGGGTTCCGTCTTCTGTCCGACACTGGCATAGAGAAACTAGTCGAGCGTAATGAAGCGTATCTCAAGAGCCTTGAGAGAGAGGCTGTAGGGTTTGCGCAGAGGCTTGACCCAGGCCCAAACAAGAAGGTCTATGTTGCGTTCTCCGGGGGTGCTGACTCCACGGCAACTCTTGCCATAGCGGTTGAGGCTTTCGGCGCTGATAGGGTGACTGCCGTCTACGTGGACACTGGCATAGAGTTTCCAGATACACTCCACTATGCCGAGAAAATAGCCTCGGAGCTTGGCGTTGATTTCGTGGTTGTCGAGTCGGGTGGCGTGTTCTGGCGTGAATTGCCCAGAGAGGGGCCGCCTAGCAGGGATAGAAGATGGTGCACGGCTAAGCTCAAGATAGAGGCGCTCAAGAGATTCTATGAGCACGTGCGGCCGCGGCTCATACTAGAGGGTGTAAGAGGCTTTGAGAGTCAAGCTCGTATGATGCTCGGCAGCGTGACTAGTAGTCCCGTCGCGCCTACTGCACGGAGGGCCTTCCCGATATACGAATGGAGTAGGTTGGAGGTGCAGCTATACCTCGCGTGGAAAGGTCTTCCCACAAACCCGCTTTACGATAAGGGGTTGACGAGGATAGGATGTGTAGTGTGTCCGGCGATGCACCTCTTCGAGTTATGGGACGTGTCGCGAAGGCTCTACCCCTATCTCGTCGAGTCTATACTAGAGAGGTTTGCGGTGCTAGTGGGTAGGGAGATAGTAACTAGTGGCGACTGGAGGTTCCTCGGTGGCCCGGCGGAAAAGTGGCGATAA
- a CDS encoding chloride channel protein — protein sequence MASSQRHTDAISASRGVCCTFILESLIEPLLIGLVVGLAAAVFGLLFSYYEEIGAAIRVLLGDYWLFTSIALFSVVGLALVKLYGWYEGSSTNKFLEYYHFDGGRIPGIAALVLVVGSLITVAAGGSVGPEGPTLILGGYIGYIMARKLLNKPAYEAKEHVLIGAGAAVAAVFKAPLTAMTFVLEVLYRRDLETGVFLETLVATVTAYLVSVALTGPAGIMAVRFGGSPIPTLEDIIAGLVAGLAASIVARIMVESKHLLSKLSREIVKVSKLAGPLLLTSIIWLASRRHPFVLGGGEHIAVEALHNELELAHTEALWASVEKAVLTTASLTLGGTGGIFLPLVTIGSLLGYGLSGLLPEASLNVLILASIAGVFAGTNSVVISAVLFGVEVLGGHAFIPSALAATLAYLLSMGTSIHSNQLPRREVAKKLALASLLHRLVEHHELRKRLETLSVLEAANKNPIKFTAEMSVGDALRIAAEKSHIAYPVVDTNGILLGYVELEDMIAVDPTTKLRELVRPAPVISPDASILQASLAMIRRDVDRLFVCDKTGYLLGILTKTDLLRTLMQIYEEVLEQEFEEVFE from the coding sequence GTGGCGTCATCGCAGCGTCACACAGATGCTATTAGTGCGTCACGAGGCGTATGCTGCACATTCATCCTCGAATCGCTTATAGAGCCTCTGCTTATCGGTCTCGTAGTCGGCCTAGCCGCAGCAGTCTTCGGCTTACTCTTTAGCTACTACGAGGAGATTGGCGCCGCGATAAGGGTGCTCCTTGGCGACTATTGGCTATTCACATCGATAGCACTCTTCTCGGTTGTTGGGCTTGCCCTCGTAAAGCTGTACGGATGGTACGAGGGCTCATCTACCAACAAGTTTCTGGAATATTACCACTTCGATGGGGGCCGCATACCAGGCATAGCCGCGCTTGTCCTTGTCGTAGGCTCTCTAATCACGGTCGCTGCGGGCGGCAGTGTTGGCCCGGAAGGACCCACGCTGATACTGGGAGGCTACATAGGATACATAATGGCGCGCAAGCTGCTGAATAAGCCGGCTTACGAGGCTAAGGAGCATGTACTCATAGGCGCCGGTGCAGCCGTAGCAGCAGTCTTCAAGGCACCTCTCACAGCAATGACGTTCGTCCTTGAGGTGCTCTACCGTAGAGATTTGGAGACAGGTGTCTTCCTAGAGACCCTAGTAGCTACAGTTACGGCATACCTCGTCAGTGTAGCGCTAACTGGTCCCGCTGGCATAATGGCTGTGAGATTCGGCGGCTCGCCTATACCCACGCTGGAAGATATCATAGCCGGTCTAGTCGCCGGTCTAGCAGCCTCAATAGTCGCCAGAATTATGGTAGAGTCCAAGCATCTACTCTCAAAGTTATCCCGAGAGATAGTCAAGGTGTCAAAGCTTGCAGGCCCACTACTACTAACCTCCATAATATGGCTGGCTAGCCGGCGTCACCCCTTCGTACTGGGCGGCGGCGAGCATATTGCAGTCGAAGCCCTCCATAATGAGCTAGAGCTTGCACACACCGAGGCGCTCTGGGCCTCGGTTGAAAAGGCTGTATTGACGACAGCCAGCCTCACACTAGGCGGCACTGGAGGTATCTTCCTACCATTAGTCACGATAGGTAGTCTACTAGGGTATGGCCTCTCAGGACTATTACCAGAGGCTAGCCTCAACGTCCTCATACTGGCCAGCATAGCTGGCGTCTTCGCAGGCACTAACAGCGTGGTTATTAGCGCTGTACTTTTCGGCGTTGAGGTCCTAGGAGGCCACGCCTTCATACCATCAGCTCTCGCCGCAACACTCGCCTACCTGCTATCCATGGGCACAAGCATTCATAGCAACCAATTACCGCGTAGGGAGGTAGCCAAGAAGCTTGCACTAGCGAGCCTACTACACCGTCTTGTAGAGCATCACGAGCTACGTAAGAGGCTAGAGACTCTAAGTGTACTTGAAGCCGCCAATAAGAATCCAATAAAGTTTACAGCTGAGATGAGCGTCGGCGACGCGCTAAGGATAGCTGCTGAGAAGAGCCACATAGCGTACCCGGTGGTAGATACTAACGGCATACTGCTGGGCTACGTCGAGCTTGAGGATATGATAGCTGTTGACCCTACCACTAAGCTGCGCGAGCTCGTACGCCCGGCACCGGTAATATCACCCGATGCTAGTATACTGCAGGCAAGCCTAGCCATGATACGAAGGGATGTAGACCGTCTCTTCGTATGCGATAAGACTGGCTACCTTCTGGGCATTTTGACAAAGACGGATTTGCTACGGACACTTATGCAGATATACGAAGAGGTATTAGAGCAGGAGTTTGAAGAGGTCTTCGAATAG
- a CDS encoding 50S ribosomal protein L11 methyltransferase: MSFRGLGYVCTVEPLYEIEACNTRVTICRHVYEPSTDTWLAMQVLEKLLATAEKPRIVLDVGTGTGILAACASLANTYVVAIDVSPCAAKCARMNLANTLSDVVQCDNLTCIRPLHEVLVVYNTPYLPVEDGEELGLEALAWSGGAREAIRTMRMMRSWGKGWRALLVAAETSPFADILSEAERLGLKLKVEARAPEDMFNDVIVFTVEPG, translated from the coding sequence TTGAGCTTCCGGGGGCTAGGCTATGTGTGCACTGTGGAACCTCTCTACGAGATCGAAGCTTGCAACACTAGGGTGACAATATGTCGACACGTCTATGAACCGAGCACCGACACTTGGCTAGCCATGCAAGTGCTCGAGAAACTACTCGCTACAGCCGAGAAACCCAGGATAGTACTAGATGTTGGTACAGGTACGGGTATACTAGCAGCGTGCGCATCTCTAGCAAACACATACGTTGTAGCTATAGACGTGTCACCGTGTGCAGCTAAATGTGCAAGGATGAACCTTGCTAACACATTATCGGATGTTGTGCAGTGTGATAACCTCACGTGTATTAGGCCTCTGCACGAGGTATTGGTGGTGTATAACACGCCATACCTCCCCGTAGAGGACGGTGAAGAGCTGGGCCTGGAAGCACTAGCTTGGAGTGGAGGTGCGCGCGAGGCTATACGCACTATGAGGATGATGCGGTCGTGGGGTAAAGGCTGGAGAGCGTTACTAGTTGCCGCTGAGACATCGCCATTCGCCGATATACTCAGCGAGGCGGAGAGGCTAGGATTAAAGCTGAAAGTCGAGGCTAGGGCGCCCGAGGATATGTTCAACGATGTAATAGTCTTTACCGTTGAGCCTGGGTAA
- a CDS encoding amidohydrolase family protein, with protein sequence MKALYAPVLYTGLPGGIEKNKYIVFDEESGRIKEVVSEKPRDVEVIDLGKDIVVTPAFIDPHSHIGMVRHGEPASEEESNERFDSVLPLVDAIYSVYMDDQYFRESVEHGVLYSCVLPGSGNIIGGRGALIRNWARNIEEAYIGSCGLKMALGYNPRSTTTWRGVRPYTRMGAIALLQKWIIKARDTLMLIEKGKKDLEEVEPEVQALIPVVKGEEKLRVHVHKADDIVALFMLRYRLGFLKPPFFTIEHACDVHEEWVFERIKREGVPLVYGPIDSWAYKTELRHESYKNMRLLVKVKPFFALMSDHPVVLQRNLFLQTRFLLRYGMDKTEALATVTYNAAKILGLDAGAVKPGWRASLVAWKGDPFSMESYPVMVIGEGKILHEEL encoded by the coding sequence TTGAAGGCGCTTTACGCGCCGGTCCTCTACACTGGTCTTCCCGGCGGGATAGAGAAAAACAAGTACATAGTCTTTGACGAGGAAAGTGGCAGGATAAAGGAGGTTGTGAGTGAGAAACCACGTGATGTCGAGGTAATAGACCTGGGCAAGGATATAGTTGTGACACCTGCCTTCATTGATCCACACTCGCACATCGGTATGGTGAGGCATGGTGAACCAGCAAGCGAAGAAGAGAGCAACGAGAGGTTCGACAGTGTTCTACCGTTGGTAGATGCGATATACTCGGTGTACATGGATGATCAGTACTTCCGTGAAAGTGTCGAGCATGGCGTCCTATACTCGTGTGTGCTTCCTGGAAGCGGAAACATCATTGGTGGGAGGGGCGCGTTAATACGCAACTGGGCTCGCAACATCGAGGAGGCGTATATAGGCTCTTGTGGGCTGAAGATGGCGCTCGGCTACAACCCGAGGAGCACCACTACGTGGAGAGGTGTGAGGCCATACACCAGGATGGGCGCGATAGCATTGCTCCAAAAATGGATTATCAAAGCTAGGGACACCCTGATGCTCATAGAGAAGGGTAAGAAGGACTTGGAGGAGGTCGAGCCGGAGGTCCAAGCGCTTATCCCGGTAGTGAAGGGCGAGGAGAAGCTGCGTGTGCATGTGCATAAAGCAGATGACATAGTAGCGTTGTTCATGTTGAGATATAGGCTCGGCTTCCTGAAACCACCGTTCTTCACAATAGAGCATGCGTGCGACGTGCATGAAGAGTGGGTGTTCGAGCGTATAAAGAGAGAGGGCGTGCCGCTGGTATATGGCCCAATAGACTCTTGGGCCTATAAGACAGAGCTTCGGCACGAAAGTTACAAGAACATGAGGTTGCTTGTGAAAGTCAAGCCGTTCTTCGCCCTTATGAGTGACCATCCTGTAGTGTTGCAGCGTAACCTCTTCCTGCAGACGAGATTCCTGCTGCGATATGGGATGGATAAGACCGAAGCTCTGGCTACAGTGACCTACAATGCCGCCAAGATACTAGGCTTGGATGCTGGCGCTGTCAAGCCGGGATGGAGGGCCAGCTTAGTAGCCTGGAAAGGTGACCCGTTCAGCATGGAGTCGTACCCAGTGATGGTGATAGGAGAGGGTAAAATACTGCATGAAGAGCTCTAG
- a CDS encoding RNA-binding domain-containing protein has product MASLTRVRSLELAVHAHATEDLRKVEEALLKFLPEDVRNKVRIERVTLEGHHGNPIVRMNLVLEGEDAERAVKHIASMMDDTDKLLLNTSFEARYDEKSGKLFLRFSKQEAYLGRLRLMDGDDVVRVVVGFRGSPNTEKAKRFARELGLVP; this is encoded by the coding sequence GTGGCGAGTCTCACAAGAGTCCGCAGCCTAGAACTTGCCGTCCATGCACACGCTACTGAGGACTTGAGGAAGGTAGAGGAGGCGTTATTGAAGTTCCTGCCGGAGGACGTGCGTAACAAGGTTAGGATAGAGCGGGTAACGCTAGAGGGGCATCATGGAAACCCTATTGTCAGAATGAATCTAGTACTAGAAGGCGAGGATGCCGAGAGAGCTGTGAAGCACATAGCTAGCATGATGGATGATACTGACAAGCTTCTGCTCAACACCAGCTTCGAGGCAAGGTATGATGAGAAGAGTGGGAAGCTTTTCCTTCGCTTCTCCAAACAGGAGGCATACTTGGGTAGGCTAAGGCTGATGGACGGAGACGATGTCGTCAGAGTTGTTGTAGGGTTCCGTGGCTCACCGAACACCGAGAAGGCTAAGAGGTTCGCAAGGGAGTTGGGGTTAGTGCCGTGA
- a CDS encoding RNase P subunit p30 family protein codes for MKGFDMCIKPRTRRDAGDLAALAALTNIGGVAVEVNDDDWGFVRRVFEDAGLTVLRRVTIEVRKAGDVPRVASEARKKGYDIVAVLPLSDEAARYAARDERVDLVVVRPGMARLVDSSQAGLHRMGGGAVELQVTPLLSQKQGFRTLMVVSRRAVAYSVPLVVSSCATTMWEFIPPRSIEALLSALGVPENYAKAFTYSHPWSIARRRMRRD; via the coding sequence GTGAAGGGCTTTGATATGTGCATCAAACCTCGTACTCGGCGCGATGCTGGCGACCTGGCTGCTCTAGCCGCGCTCACCAATATCGGCGGTGTTGCTGTCGAGGTTAACGATGATGATTGGGGTTTTGTTAGGAGGGTGTTTGAGGATGCGGGTCTCACAGTACTAAGGCGAGTTACCATAGAGGTGCGCAAGGCTGGCGATGTGCCACGCGTGGCTAGCGAGGCGCGCAAGAAAGGCTATGATATTGTCGCCGTCTTGCCGCTTAGCGACGAAGCCGCTAGGTACGCCGCAAGAGACGAGAGGGTAGATCTTGTAGTTGTCCGACCTGGTATGGCCCGCTTGGTGGATTCTAGCCAAGCTGGGTTGCATCGTATGGGAGGCGGCGCCGTGGAATTACAAGTCACGCCTCTATTAAGCCAGAAGCAGGGCTTTAGAACGCTTATGGTCGTATCGCGCCGCGCTGTTGCATACAGTGTACCGCTTGTAGTGTCGTCTTGTGCCACCACCATGTGGGAGTTTATACCACCACGTAGTATCGAGGCTCTCCTCTCCGCACTGGGCGTACCCGAGAACTATGCAAAGGCTTTCACCTATTCACACCCCTGGAGTATTGCACGGCGACGCATGAGGAGGGACTAG
- a CDS encoding Rpp14/Pop5 family protein has translation MATSTQVTLLVSLASLISAAIAIAALLIARNTSRSLARVERTTREAISRISKLEAIVAKTVQVIDDIEEARKLKRRRRRRYVAALILYEDRLPPDPRVVQTAIEEGLRRLGGELAVAEARPTIVYYDPVRGAVIIRTNHLAVNLVLAGLLLVNRIGGTRVHIVPLRTAGTIQSARRYLGILEKLPARAG, from the coding sequence TTGGCTACGTCAACGCAAGTCACGCTACTAGTCTCGCTAGCATCTCTAATATCCGCCGCTATTGCGATAGCTGCCCTCCTCATCGCTAGAAACACTTCTAGAAGTCTCGCGCGTGTAGAAAGAACCACTCGTGAAGCTATCTCACGCATCTCAAAACTCGAGGCTATTGTCGCAAAGACTGTGCAAGTAATAGACGACATCGAGGAGGCTAGGAAGCTTAAAAGGAGAAGAAGGAGACGCTACGTGGCAGCCTTAATACTCTACGAGGATAGGCTGCCTCCAGATCCACGCGTAGTCCAGACGGCTATCGAGGAGGGGTTGAGGAGACTAGGTGGCGAGCTTGCTGTAGCCGAAGCTAGACCAACCATCGTCTATTATGATCCCGTGCGAGGAGCCGTTATCATACGTACGAATCACCTCGCCGTTAACCTTGTACTAGCTGGTTTACTACTGGTCAATCGCATTGGCGGTACGCGCGTCCATATAGTACCATTGCGTACTGCTGGTACTATACAATCCGCTAGACGCTACCTAGGTATACTCGAGAAGCTACCAGCCAGAGCAGGTTAA